From the Pseudarthrobacter sp. MM222 genome, one window contains:
- a CDS encoding DUF1918 domain-containing protein has protein sequence MKAVQGDRIIIRGHTVESADRHGEILEVRGADGAPPYHVRFDDGHETILFPGGDFVVESSQKG, from the coding sequence ATGAAAGCAGTTCAGGGAGACCGCATCATCATCCGGGGCCACACCGTGGAGTCCGCGGACCGGCACGGCGAGATCCTCGAAGTCAGGGGTGCCGATGGGGCGCCGCCGTACCATGTCAGGTTCGACGACGGCCACGAGACAATCCTGTTTCCCGGCGGCGACTTCGTCGTCGAAAGCAGCCAGAAGGGCTAA
- a CDS encoding serine hydrolase gives MDPRPQLRSGRRRRGGDSRGKGLFGRRRAQVLTAAAAALTLLSGTAVYVAIQAGPPADAVAPPESSISGTQAAPGMAGTGTTGGATASASSPASASPVSPTAVPPTATPSTAGPDGGAAVFSPAFDAPINAIINANSRYDVGVALIDVKDGVVHEYGDNTKFVAASTAKILAASAYYHLVETGKASLSTRMGSSTAAVQIRQMVQQSNNDSWALILRAVGHQGLTAYAASLGISYDRTVNLLTPAETATTLSLLYSGQLLNPENTAQLLSYMKQTNYETLIPAAVPAGIEVFHKYGLLSGNLHDASVLVKGDRAYVFVVYTLGKNGSDMPARTSIIHQLTQAVAEGLF, from the coding sequence ATGGACCCGCGCCCGCAACTCCGTTCCGGCCGCCGCAGACGGGGCGGCGATAGTCGGGGTAAGGGGCTGTTCGGCAGGCGCCGCGCTCAAGTCCTGACCGCGGCCGCGGCAGCGCTGACCCTGCTGTCCGGGACCGCAGTCTACGTCGCCATCCAGGCCGGTCCGCCGGCCGATGCGGTAGCACCGCCGGAATCGTCAATCTCTGGGACCCAGGCCGCACCGGGCATGGCCGGCACCGGAACCACTGGGGGCGCCACTGCATCAGCGTCCTCTCCCGCCTCGGCTTCGCCGGTATCGCCGACCGCGGTACCGCCCACTGCAACGCCTTCCACCGCCGGACCGGACGGTGGGGCGGCGGTTTTCAGCCCTGCCTTCGATGCTCCGATCAACGCCATCATCAACGCCAACAGCCGGTACGACGTGGGAGTGGCCCTCATTGATGTGAAGGACGGCGTAGTCCACGAATACGGCGACAACACCAAATTCGTAGCAGCCAGCACTGCCAAGATCCTGGCCGCGTCGGCCTACTACCATTTGGTGGAAACCGGCAAGGCTTCGCTGAGCACCCGGATGGGTTCGTCGACGGCGGCGGTCCAGATCCGGCAGATGGTCCAGCAGAGCAACAACGATTCGTGGGCACTGATCCTACGGGCCGTCGGACATCAGGGTTTGACGGCATATGCGGCGTCTCTGGGCATTAGTTATGACCGCACCGTGAATCTCCTTACCCCGGCCGAAACCGCTACCACACTGTCTTTGCTGTACTCCGGCCAGCTGCTCAACCCGGAAAATACAGCGCAGCTGCTCTCCTATATGAAGCAAACGAATTACGAAACTCTCATCCCCGCCGCCGTCCCGGCCGGCATCGAGGTGTTCCACAAGTACGGCCTGCTGTCCGGTAACCTGCACGATGCCAGCGTTCTGGTCAAGGGCGACAGGGCCTATGTTTTCGTGGTCTATACCCTCGGCAAGAACGGGTCGGATATGCCTGCCCGCACCAGCATCATCCATCAGCTGACGCAAGCCGTGGCCGAAGGACTGTTCTGA
- a CDS encoding dihydrofolate reductase family protein, producing MRKIILMMQVSLDGFFEGPDQDLSWHLVDEELHAHFNDELRRMGAFLDGRVTYELMADYWPTADSDPTSPPTMVEFAGIWRDMPKIVYSRSLESAGWNTTVVRDVVVEEVQALKAQPGGDLALGGADLAATFRNLGLIDEYRIYVHPVLIGRGKPLFQPTDATAQLRLAETRAFGNGVVLLRYEA from the coding sequence GTGCGGAAAATCATCCTGATGATGCAGGTGTCCCTGGACGGGTTTTTTGAAGGGCCCGATCAGGACCTGAGTTGGCATCTGGTGGACGAAGAGCTCCACGCGCACTTCAATGACGAGCTCCGGAGGATGGGGGCGTTTTTGGATGGCCGGGTCACCTACGAGCTCATGGCCGACTACTGGCCGACGGCCGACAGTGACCCCACGAGCCCCCCAACGATGGTCGAATTCGCCGGCATCTGGCGGGACATGCCGAAGATTGTGTACTCCCGGTCGCTGGAATCGGCAGGCTGGAACACCACGGTGGTGCGGGACGTCGTCGTCGAAGAGGTGCAGGCGCTGAAGGCGCAGCCGGGCGGGGACCTTGCCCTCGGCGGCGCCGACCTCGCCGCGACCTTCCGGAACCTAGGCCTGATCGATGAGTACCGGATCTACGTCCATCCTGTGCTGATTGGCCGCGGGAAGCCCCTGTTCCAGCCCACCGACGCCACCGCCCAGCTTCGCCTGGCCGAGACCCGTGCGTTCGGAAATGGTGTCGTGCTGCTCCGTTACGAGGCGTGA